A single genomic interval of Candidatus Poribacteria bacterium harbors:
- a CDS encoding aminotransferase class V-fold PLP-dependent enzyme: MANTSWGNVYKKLGARPLINAQGNQTVRGGSTPSAAVRKAMLEADASYVEMAELLERSGQFIAERLGVEDAYITAGCYTALVLASATVMTGNDPDKMAQLPDTTGLKNEIVFQKMQHYTYDRAFTIPGSKLIYVGDDNGCTNEALEAAINENTAAVAYLIQAEHENGVSLADATEIARSHNLPVIADAAAQIYPLDYFRRNAQSADLVCFGGKYFNAPHSTGFVCGRKDMIETVRQHGFIGPRPVGRGMKVDRQEIIGLVTAIDIWLSTDHDKRLKEQDARYEALEHELANVDGVSCEVHYPERSHTLSNLHVKIDAAITGKDAAQITQELDAGTPRIKVNAQGKKALVINAYTLNAGEEYIIANAIRHILA, from the coding sequence ATGGCGAATACAAGTTGGGGAAACGTCTATAAAAAACTCGGTGCACGGCCCCTAATTAACGCTCAGGGAAATCAGACTGTGCGCGGTGGGTCCACACCCTCAGCAGCCGTTCGCAAAGCGATGCTCGAAGCCGATGCCAGTTACGTTGAAATGGCAGAACTGCTGGAAAGATCCGGACAATTCATAGCGGAACGACTCGGCGTTGAGGATGCTTATATCACTGCGGGCTGCTATACCGCACTCGTCTTGGCATCAGCAACGGTGATGACTGGTAACGATCCGGACAAAATGGCGCAACTGCCAGATACCACCGGGCTTAAGAATGAAATCGTTTTTCAGAAGATGCAACATTATACCTACGATCGCGCGTTTACGATTCCGGGAAGTAAACTCATTTATGTAGGCGATGACAACGGTTGCACGAACGAGGCGTTAGAGGCTGCCATCAACGAAAATACAGCGGCGGTTGCCTATCTCATTCAAGCAGAGCACGAAAATGGGGTGTCGTTAGCAGATGCGACTGAGATTGCTCGCTCACACAATCTTCCAGTGATTGCTGATGCAGCCGCCCAAATCTATCCACTTGATTATTTCCGACGCAACGCTCAATCTGCTGACCTTGTCTGCTTTGGTGGCAAGTACTTCAACGCGCCACATTCAACGGGTTTCGTCTGTGGAAGAAAGGATATGATCGAAACGGTGCGGCAGCACGGGTTTATTGGACCGAGACCTGTCGGACGCGGCATGAAAGTAGATCGGCAGGAGATTATCGGATTGGTAACGGCCATCGATATCTGGTTGTCCACTGATCACGATAAACGTTTAAAGGAACAGGATGCCAGATATGAGGCATTAGAACATGAACTTGCGAACGTTGACGGCGTATCCTGCGAAGTTCACTATCCAGAAAGGAGCCATACACTGTCGAATCTGCATGTGAAAATTGATGCTGCTATTACTGGAAAGGACGCTGCACAAATCACACAGGAACTTGACGCTGGCACACCGAGGATTAAAGTGAACGCACAGGGCAAAAAGGCTCTGGTTATTAACGCATACACCCTCAATGCCGGTGAAGAGTATATTATCGCAAACGCCATACGACATATATTGGCGTAA